Proteins from a single region of Ziziphus jujuba cultivar Dongzao chromosome 1, ASM3175591v1:
- the LOC125420739 gene encoding G-type lectin S-receptor-like serine/threonine-protein kinase At4g27290 has translation MWYKDIPVMTVVCVATRQNPINDSPCSEKNYRTGLWNGLGYSGAPELKPNPLFNFEFVSNKDEVYYNCYLKNEFAKSRVVVDQTNGYTRNRYVCNSGTQSWEVFMSEPRDNCDRDDLCGAYGNCIIGESPVCKCLKGFKLKGNFMDCWNLKECKARCLDNCSCTAYMNANICGGGSGCFKWFRDLNDIREFQDSGGGSDCFKWFGDLNDIREFQDGGQDLCVRMHASELVVCCANIKCEGANGEDEVKIALEGTLEDGQEIDVKKLAWGSRQGENEFKNELFEL, from the exons ATGTGGTACAAGGATATCCCCGTTATGACTGTTGTTTGTGTGGCAACCCGACAGAACCCAATCAATGATTCTCCTT GCTCAGAGAAGAACTATCGAACTGGCCTATGGAATGGTCTTGGATATAGTGGTGCACCAGAGTTGAAACCCAACCCTTTATTCAACTTTGAATTTGTTTCAAACAAAGATGAAGTTTACTATAATTGTTACCTCAAAAATGAATTTGCAAAATCAAGGGTAGTTGTGGACCAAACCAATGGTTATACTAGGAACCGCTATGTTTGTAATTCAGGGACTCAAAGTTGGGAAGTATTTATGTCAGAGCCCAGAGATAACTGTGATAGAGATGATCTCTGTGGTGCCTATGGAAATTGTATCATTGGAGAATCCCCTGTTTGCAAATGTTTAAAGGGTTTTAAACTAAAAGGAAACTTCATGGATTG TTGGAATCTCAAGGAATGCAAAGCAAGATGCTTAGACAATTGTTCTTGTACTGCTTATATGAATGCTAATATCTGTGGAGGAGGTAGTGGCTGTTTCAAGTGGTTTAGAGACTTGAATGATATTAGAGAGTTTCAAGATAGTGGAGGAGGTAGTGACTGTTTCAAGTGGTTTGGAGACTTGAATGATATTAGAGAGTTTCAAGATGGTGGGCAAGATCTCTGTGTTCGAATGCATGCTTCAGAATTAG TTGTATGCTGTGCCAATATTAAATGTGAAGGTGCAAATGGTGAGGATGAGGTTAAGATAGCTCTGGAG GGTACACTAGAAGATGGCCAAGAAATTGATGTGAAAAAGCTTGCCTGGGGTTCACGACAAGGAGAGAATGAATTCAAAAATGAGTTATTTGAGTTGTGA
- the LOC107435916 gene encoding G-type lectin S-receptor-like serine/threonine-protein kinase At4g27290 — translation MALFSLELKNFPLSSFFLFPLSCSHNTFVYYTKTKYEGAIAEHKVKIAAEVLSAILVVCGMFLLARYIDKVRARKGFEETSAIVKNPNNKSQLENLEGLVFDLVTIFEATSNFSTSNKLGEGGFGYVYKGTLEDGQEIAVKRLSRSSVQGLNEFKNEVGLIEKLQHRNLVKLLGYCIQGEEKMLDSFIFDQKKSKLLDWSKCFHIICGIARGLLYLHQDSRLRIIHRDHKASNVLLDTEMNPKISDFGMARTFSGDQTEGNTKRVVGTSGYMAPEYAIDGLFSVKSDVFSFGILLLEIISGKKNRGFYHVDHTLNLIGYAWRFWKEGRTLELINPCFQDSSNLSEALCCIHIGLLCVQEHPTGRPSMSYVVVMLGSENVLP, via the exons ATGGCTCTGTTTTCGTTAGAGTTGAAAAACTTTCCACTTTCTAgcttctttttatttcctttaagcTGTAGTCATAATACCTTTGTATACTAtaccaaaactaaatatgaaGGTGCAATTGCCGAGCATAAGGTGAAAATAGCTGCAGAAGTTTTGTCTGCCATTCTTGTGGTCTGTGGGATGTTCTTGCTGGCTCGTTACATTGACAAAGTCAGGGCAAGGAAAGGTTTTGAAG AGACCAGCGCAATAGTAAAGAATCCAAACAATAAAAGCCAACTAGAAAACCTGGAGGGGCTAGTCTTTGACCTAGTTACAATTTTTGAGGCCACTAGCAACTTTTCAACAAGCAATAAGCTTGGGGAAGGCGGGTTTGGATATGTTTACAAG GGTACATTAGAAGACGGGCAAGAAATAGCTGTGAAAAGGCTTTCAAGGAGTTCAGTACAAGGACTGAACGAATTCAAAAATGAAGTTGGTCTGATAGAAAAACTTCAACATCGAAATTTAGTAAAACTTCTTGGCTATTGCATTcaaggggaagaaaaaatgcTGGACTCcttcatttttg ATCAAAAGAAAAGTAAACTATTAGACTGGTCCAAGTGCTTCCATATAATCTGTGGAATCGCAAGGGGGCTTCTATATCTTCATCAAGATTCTAGATTAAGGATTATACATAGAGATCACAAAGCTAGTAACGTTTTACTTGATACTGAaatgaatccaaaaatttcagACTTTGGTATGGCTAGAACTTTTAGTGGAGATCAAACTGAAGGGAATACAAAGAGAGTGGTTGGAACATC TGGTTACATGGCACCTGAGTATGCCATAGATGGGCTCTTCTCAGTGAAGTCTGATGTCTTTAGCTTTGGGATTTTGTTGTTGGAGATCAtaagtggaaagaaaaatagaggtTTCTATCATGTAGACCACACTCTCAACCTTATTGGATAT GCATGGAGATTTTGGAAAGAAGGCAGAACTTTAGAGCTTATCAATCCATGCTTCCAGGATTCAAGCAATCTTTCTGAGGCGCTTTGCTGCATTCATATCGGTCTATTGTGTGTGCAAGAGCACCCTACAGGCAGGCCAAGCATGTCTTATGTTGTTGTTATGCTGGGTAGCGAAAATGTCTTGCCTTAG